A window of Ruania suaedae contains these coding sequences:
- a CDS encoding NAD(P)-dependent alcohol dehydrogenase, with protein MKALQYVEVGRPPEIREVPTPEPGPGEVRVKVSAAGACHSDSFVMGLSEEQYAQFGYPLPMTLGHEGAGVVDALGEGVDAVEVGDAVAIYGPQGCGRCYECAQGKENYCPRAAELGITPPGLGSDGAMAEYVLVRDQRHLVPLGDLDPVRNVALTDAGLTPYHAIVGSLAKLTPGTVAVVIGAGGLGHVAIQILRALTPATVIALDIDDDKLDLAREVGAHHVFTSDEDAPERIRDAVDGAKVAAVFDFVAAQPTVDLGLSLLGTESDLVLVGVGATKADVGMLARPYDSTIRSPYWGSRSELMDVLRLARAGQVSVEVETFSLDEAPQAYHRLHEGTLRGRAVVVP; from the coding sequence ATGAAGGCACTGCAGTACGTCGAGGTCGGCCGCCCGCCGGAGATCCGGGAGGTGCCCACGCCCGAGCCGGGCCCGGGAGAGGTGCGGGTCAAGGTCAGCGCTGCCGGTGCGTGCCACTCCGACTCCTTCGTGATGGGTCTGTCCGAGGAGCAGTACGCCCAGTTCGGTTACCCGCTGCCGATGACCCTCGGGCACGAGGGCGCCGGTGTGGTGGACGCCCTCGGGGAGGGCGTGGACGCCGTCGAGGTGGGGGACGCCGTCGCCATCTACGGTCCGCAGGGGTGCGGGCGCTGCTACGAGTGCGCTCAGGGCAAGGAGAACTACTGCCCGCGCGCCGCCGAGCTCGGGATCACCCCGCCCGGCCTGGGCAGCGACGGTGCGATGGCCGAGTACGTGCTGGTCCGCGATCAGCGCCATCTCGTGCCGTTGGGCGACCTGGACCCGGTCCGTAACGTCGCCCTCACCGACGCCGGGCTGACGCCGTACCACGCCATCGTGGGATCGCTGGCGAAGCTGACGCCAGGGACGGTCGCCGTCGTGATCGGCGCCGGTGGCCTGGGGCACGTCGCCATCCAGATCCTGCGAGCACTCACCCCGGCCACCGTGATCGCCCTCGACATCGACGACGACAAGCTCGACCTGGCCCGTGAGGTCGGCGCCCACCACGTCTTCACCTCCGACGAGGACGCGCCCGAGAGGATCCGCGACGCCGTCGACGGCGCGAAGGTGGCCGCGGTCTTCGACTTCGTCGCGGCCCAGCCGACGGTCGATCTCGGGTTGTCGCTGCTGGGCACCGAGTCCGACCTGGTGCTCGTCGGCGTCGGGGCCACGAAGGCCGACGTCGGCATGCTGGCCCGCCCCTACGACTCCACGATCCGCTCGCCCTACTGGGGAAGCCGGTCGGAACTGATGGACGTGCTCCGGCTCGCCCGCGCCGGCCAGGTCTCGGTGGAGGTGGAGACGTTCTCCCTGGACGAGGCGCCGCAGGCCTATCACCGGCTGCACGAGGGAACGCTGCGGGGGCGTGCCGTCGTCGTCCCATGA
- a CDS encoding aldo/keto reductase — MKTFTLPGTDISAPNVVLGLMRIQDKSDEEVRTLVQTAIDQGISFLDHADVYGSSVHGCERRFAEAMALSPADREKLTIQTKAGIVPDGPYFDFSYEHIIDSVNGSLEALGTDYIDILLLHRPDALVEPDEVARAFDELAEAGKVRHFGVSNHTPRQIDLLKKSVRQPLVANQLQLSITHAPLVAQGVAANMQGLDQSISRDDGLLDYCRLHDITVQAWSPFQAGFFDGPFLGSERYPELNAVVDRLAAKYDVPAIAIATAWITRHPAQMQVVIGTTTPERVIAAAQGSDLPLTRAEWYELYRAAGYTVP; from the coding sequence ATGAAGACCTTCACCCTGCCCGGTACCGATATCAGCGCACCGAACGTGGTGCTCGGCCTGATGCGTATCCAGGACAAGTCCGACGAGGAGGTGCGCACCCTGGTGCAGACCGCCATCGACCAGGGCATCAGTTTCCTCGACCACGCCGACGTCTACGGCTCGAGTGTGCACGGCTGCGAGCGACGCTTCGCCGAGGCGATGGCACTGAGCCCGGCCGACCGCGAGAAGCTGACCATTCAGACCAAGGCGGGCATCGTCCCGGACGGTCCGTACTTCGACTTCTCCTACGAGCACATCATCGACAGCGTCAACGGCTCGCTCGAGGCGCTCGGCACCGACTACATCGACATCCTGCTGCTGCACCGCCCGGACGCCCTGGTCGAACCGGACGAGGTGGCGCGCGCCTTCGACGAGCTCGCCGAGGCGGGCAAGGTCCGGCACTTCGGCGTCTCGAACCACACCCCCCGGCAGATCGACCTGCTGAAGAAGTCGGTCCGCCAGCCGCTGGTGGCCAACCAGTTGCAGCTCTCGATCACCCACGCGCCCCTGGTGGCGCAGGGCGTGGCGGCCAACATGCAGGGCCTGGACCAGTCGATCAGCCGCGACGACGGCCTGCTCGACTACTGCCGCCTGCACGACATCACCGTCCAGGCCTGGTCACCGTTCCAGGCCGGGTTCTTCGACGGCCCGTTCCTCGGCTCCGAGCGCTACCCGGAGCTGAACGCTGTGGTCGACCGACTCGCCGCGAAGTACGACGTGCCGGCGATCGCCATCGCCACCGCGTGGATCACCCGGCACCCGGCGCAGATGCAGGTGGTCATCGGCACCACCACACCGGAACGGGTGATCGCCGCCGCGCAGGGTTCGGACCTCCCGCTCACCCGCGCCGAGTGGTACGAGCTCTACCGGGCCGCCGGGTACACCGTCCCCTGA
- a CDS encoding tryptophan-rich sensory protein yields the protein MSQDLRRRLAVTVCALLCALATAYGVGALGGTPVSEAAGGALAADATLIAPGTQAFGIWSVIYVGLAGYVIWQWLPPGSGVRGRAIGWWAAASLLLNGAWLVTIQLGWLWASVPVILALAIVLKIVLARLHAHPRTSWIELAVVDGTFGLYLGWVAVATCANIAAALAAGDMAATGTRAEIISIGVLLAVLVLAIIYARRFGGRFAVAGAMAWGVAWIAVARLADEPGSVAVGVSAAFVAALILALPFGLRPRRRTEPAQGPAPATA from the coding sequence GTGAGTCAGGATCTGCGTCGTCGCCTCGCCGTCACGGTCTGCGCCCTGCTGTGCGCGCTCGCCACCGCCTACGGTGTGGGAGCGCTCGGCGGAACACCGGTCTCGGAGGCCGCCGGGGGCGCTCTCGCGGCCGATGCCACGCTGATCGCCCCGGGCACGCAGGCGTTCGGGATCTGGTCCGTCATCTACGTCGGCCTGGCCGGCTACGTCATCTGGCAGTGGCTGCCGCCGGGTTCCGGGGTGCGCGGCCGTGCGATCGGCTGGTGGGCCGCCGCCTCCCTGCTGCTCAACGGCGCCTGGCTGGTGACGATCCAGTTGGGGTGGCTGTGGGCCAGCGTGCCCGTGATCCTGGCGCTGGCGATCGTGCTCAAGATCGTGCTGGCGCGGCTGCACGCCCACCCCCGCACCTCCTGGATCGAGCTCGCCGTGGTCGACGGCACGTTCGGCCTCTACCTCGGTTGGGTGGCCGTGGCCACGTGCGCCAACATCGCGGCAGCGCTGGCCGCCGGCGACATGGCGGCCACCGGTACGAGGGCCGAGATCATCAGCATCGGGGTACTGCTCGCGGTGCTGGTCCTCGCCATCATCTACGCCCGCAGGTTCGGCGGCCGATTCGCGGTCGCCGGCGCGATGGCGTGGGGGGTGGCATGGATCGCAGTGGCTCGGCTGGCCGACGAGCCCGGTTCAGTGGCCGTCGGCGTGAGTGCCGCCTTCGTCGCCGCGCTGATCCTGGCGCTCCCCTTCGGTCTACGCCCTCGGCGGCGCACCGAGCCCGCCCAGGGGCCCGCCCCCGCCACGGCCTGA
- a CDS encoding helix-turn-helix transcriptional regulator: MQNSVAVRRKDRGWSQHHLADLLGVSRQTVISIEKGRFDPSLPLAFRLAAAFGCRIEDLFEP; the protein is encoded by the coding sequence GTGCAGAACTCAGTCGCTGTCCGCCGGAAGGACAGGGGTTGGTCCCAGCACCATCTTGCCGACCTGCTCGGGGTCTCCCGTCAGACCGTCATCTCGATCGAGAAGGGTCGCTTCGACCCCTCCCTGCCGCTCGCGTTCAGGCTGGCCGCAGCGTTCGGCTGCCGGATCGAGGACCTCTTCGAGCCCTGA
- a CDS encoding DUF2277 domain-containing protein has protein sequence MCRNIRPLHNFEPHASSEEVRAAALQYVRKVSGMTKPSMANQVAFDQAVADIAHITEHLLADLVTHAPPKDREVEAAKAKERAAKRYGAPAASA, from the coding sequence ATGTGCCGCAACATCCGCCCCCTCCACAACTTCGAGCCGCACGCCTCCTCCGAGGAGGTGCGCGCTGCCGCGTTGCAGTATGTGCGCAAGGTCAGCGGCATGACCAAGCCGTCGATGGCCAATCAGGTCGCCTTCGACCAGGCGGTCGCTGACATCGCCCACATCACCGAGCACCTGCTCGCCGATCTGGTCACCCACGCGCCACCGAAGGACCGTGAGGTGGAGGCGGCCAAGGCCAAGGAGCGGGCGGCCAAGCGGTACGGGGCTCCCGCCGCCAGCGCCTGA
- the iolB gene encoding 5-deoxy-glucuronate isomerase, giving the protein MTDTDLLVPAGSAPNGPFGLDITPERAGWGYSGLKTLELSAGASAPVALGKDEAIALPMAGGFEIAVEGQTFHLQGRPDEFSAVTDYAYLGRGTTAQITATGDGGRLALATARAEETLASSYRPAEEVRLELRGSGSASREVRNYALGNAVSTDRLLVVEVITPGGNWSSYPPHKHDVHSEDERVLEEIYHFRFRSHALGAQTGEGVGYHRQHGTPERPMDLLAEVRSGDTVLVPHGYHGPCMVPPGYDMYYLNVMAGPERDGTWKMTDDPHYTWVRETWDGQAFDSRLPLAKEQS; this is encoded by the coding sequence ATGACCGACACCGATCTGCTGGTCCCCGCAGGAAGCGCACCGAACGGCCCGTTCGGGCTGGATATCACCCCCGAGCGCGCCGGCTGGGGCTACTCCGGGCTCAAGACGCTGGAGCTCTCGGCCGGCGCGAGCGCGCCGGTAGCGCTCGGCAAGGACGAGGCCATCGCACTGCCGATGGCGGGCGGCTTCGAGATCGCCGTCGAGGGGCAGACCTTCCACCTGCAGGGGCGCCCCGACGAATTCTCCGCCGTCACCGACTATGCCTATCTCGGGCGCGGCACCACCGCGCAGATCACCGCCACCGGCGACGGCGGCCGCCTCGCCCTGGCCACCGCCCGCGCCGAGGAGACCCTCGCCAGCTCCTACCGCCCGGCCGAGGAGGTGCGCCTGGAGCTGCGCGGCTCCGGCAGCGCCTCCCGGGAGGTGCGCAACTACGCCCTCGGCAATGCGGTGAGCACCGACCGGCTGCTCGTGGTGGAGGTCATCACCCCGGGCGGCAACTGGTCCTCCTACCCGCCGCACAAGCACGACGTGCACTCCGAGGACGAACGCGTGCTGGAGGAGATCTACCACTTCCGCTTCCGCTCCCACGCCCTCGGCGCCCAGACCGGCGAGGGCGTGGGGTACCACCGTCAGCACGGCACGCCCGAGCGTCCGATGGACCTGCTCGCCGAGGTGCGCTCCGGCGACACGGTGCTGGTGCCGCACGGCTACCACGGGCCCTGCATGGTGCCGCCGGGCTACGACATGTACTACCTGAACGTGATGGCGGGCCCGGAGCGCGACGGCACCTGGAAGATGACCGACGACCCGCACTACACCTGGGTGCGCGAGACCTGGGACGGTCAGGCCTTCGACTCCCGGCTGCCGCTGGCGAAGGAGCAGTCATGA
- a CDS encoding aldo/keto reductase: MLERTIGDRRVSAIGLGAMPMSIEGRPDPDRSIATINAALDAGVTLIDTANSYHRDAGEEGHNEELVARALRERRVGPDEVLVATKGGTQRPGDGSWTKNGRPERLKAAAKDSARRLGVEAIGLYQFHRPDPEVPFADSMGAIAELLDEGVIQMAGISNTDIAQIDEANAILGGRLASVQNQFSPRFRSSQGELEHCARLGIAFLPWSPLGGIAKAAELGEQHSAFQSVADELGVSVYQVTLAWELALADVVIPIPGSSRPESILDSVGAADVQLSSEQVARLSAA, translated from the coding sequence ATGCTCGAACGCACCATCGGTGACCGACGCGTGTCCGCCATCGGGCTGGGCGCGATGCCCATGTCGATCGAGGGCCGGCCCGACCCGGACCGGTCGATCGCCACCATCAACGCCGCGCTCGACGCCGGGGTGACGCTGATCGACACCGCCAACTCCTACCACCGCGACGCCGGCGAGGAGGGCCACAACGAAGAGCTCGTCGCCCGCGCCCTGCGCGAGCGCCGCGTCGGGCCCGATGAGGTGCTGGTGGCCACCAAGGGCGGCACGCAGCGCCCGGGGGACGGCTCGTGGACCAAGAACGGCCGACCGGAGCGGCTCAAGGCCGCCGCCAAGGACTCCGCCCGCCGGCTCGGCGTCGAGGCGATCGGCCTGTATCAGTTCCACCGCCCCGATCCCGAGGTCCCGTTCGCGGACTCGATGGGCGCGATCGCCGAGCTGCTCGACGAGGGCGTCATCCAGATGGCGGGGATCTCCAACACCGACATCGCCCAGATCGATGAGGCGAACGCGATCCTGGGCGGACGCCTGGCGAGCGTGCAGAACCAGTTCTCCCCGCGGTTCCGTTCCAGCCAGGGCGAGCTCGAGCACTGCGCGCGCCTCGGTATCGCCTTCCTGCCCTGGAGCCCCCTCGGAGGAATCGCCAAGGCGGCAGAGCTCGGCGAGCAGCACTCCGCGTTCCAGTCCGTCGCCGACGAGCTCGGCGTCAGCGTCTACCAGGTGACACTCGCCTGGGAGCTCGCCCTCGCCGACGTGGTGATCCCGATCCCGGGATCCTCCCGCCCGGAGAGCATCCTCGACTCGGTCGGCGCCGCCGACGTGCAGCTCTCCTCCGAGCAGGTCGCGCGCCTGTCCGCCGCCTGA
- a CDS encoding dihydrofolate reductase family protein, producing MGRILYDTATTLNGWIADENNSLSWLFEVDGGEHPDEGLFPSGSSVLVEGSTTYEWLLGQEDVLAHPEKWKEFHGERPTFVFTSRDLPIPEGADVRFVSGSVADVLPRIREAAGDGDIWVVGGGDLAGQFLDIGALDEICLSVAPVALTGGAPVLPRRLESDRLRLVSATAFGQFARLVYEVRRSDHP from the coding sequence ATGGGACGCATTCTGTATGACACGGCAACGACGCTGAACGGCTGGATCGCTGACGAGAACAACTCCCTGAGCTGGTTGTTCGAGGTGGACGGCGGGGAGCATCCGGACGAGGGCCTGTTCCCGTCCGGGTCGAGCGTGTTGGTGGAGGGCTCGACCACCTACGAGTGGCTGCTCGGCCAGGAGGACGTACTCGCCCACCCCGAGAAGTGGAAGGAGTTCCACGGCGAGCGGCCGACGTTCGTCTTCACGAGCCGGGACCTGCCCATCCCCGAGGGGGCCGACGTCCGGTTCGTCTCCGGCTCGGTGGCGGACGTGCTTCCACGCATCCGGGAGGCGGCCGGCGACGGTGACATCTGGGTGGTCGGCGGGGGCGACCTGGCCGGGCAGTTCCTCGACATCGGGGCGCTCGACGAGATCTGCCTGTCGGTGGCGCCGGTCGCGCTCACCGGCGGGGCGCCGGTGCTGCCCCGCAGGCTCGAGTCCGACCGGCTCCGCCTGGTCTCGGCGACGGCTTTCGGACAGTTCGCGAGGCTCGTCTACGAGGTGCGCCGCAGCGACCACCCGTAA
- a CDS encoding alpha-L-rhamnosidase translates to MTSRVTRLRVERRNDAALADVPSPRLSWVVESDQPWQQAAAEVRLDGGEPVRLETGQSVFVDWPCAPLAPHARHDLAVRVTSTDGVTTEWSEPVQVRATFLGEGEWRAAYIGLADPDGEACPGRARTEFAVRGQVQKATLYATAGGAYQVSINGADVDDSVLKPGWTDYHERLVHESTDVTDLVQDGTNAIGIRFAGAWWTEKFGFHGTGRRIYGDQPAVAAQLHLELSDGSTQVIATDATWRAAAVGEITASSIYQGEDIDARRALPGWDQAGFDDANWPAAVVSDLAVVPEADPAEPVRRVGEVAVAEVITTPAGKTVLDFGQNLVGRLRVRVRGPEGHVITLRHAEVLEHGELGVRPLRYAKATDTVVCSGSQDVVEPEFTFHGFRYAEVENWPGEFDPSAVTAVVISSDMRRTGWFESSHELVNRLHENVVWGMKGNFVSIPTDCPQRDERLGWTGDIQVFSPTASSLFDSDGFLTSWLRDVALEQARAGGVCPFVVPNVLGDPKPATAWGDAATVVPMVLYERFGDRAALAEHYPSMKSWMEVLVDLAGERLLWEGDFQFGDWLDPAAPPDQPGGARTDKDIVASAHVVRSATLLAEAATILGHPDDADHYGDYAERARQAWVNEYVTGAGRIVSDSQTAYAMAIGYGLVDGRTTQAMGDRLAEIVRRDGFVIGTGFVGTPIIADALSSTGHADVAGRLLLQTGLPSWLYAVTMGATTIWERWDSMLPDGTINPGEMTSFNHYAFGAVADWLHRGVAGLVPDAPGYARIRIAPLPIEGMEHASVRRETPYGLAESGWAETGEGTLRVHATIPANTTAQVALPGQDPFEVGSGTHEWTVTDPRVTPRVDEIGWDTSLGAIVDDRRAHELLLAEVAAVDAEVGDRLRHGTAWTDGQPLQTMLFGVPGAVREQLPAAFERVNAALGR, encoded by the coding sequence ATGACTTCTCGCGTCACCCGGCTGCGGGTGGAACGACGCAACGACGCCGCCCTGGCGGACGTCCCCTCCCCGCGACTGAGCTGGGTGGTCGAGTCCGATCAACCCTGGCAGCAGGCCGCTGCCGAGGTGCGCCTCGACGGCGGCGAGCCGGTGCGGCTGGAGACGGGACAGTCGGTCTTCGTCGACTGGCCCTGTGCCCCGCTCGCGCCGCACGCGCGCCACGACCTGGCGGTGCGGGTCACCTCGACCGACGGCGTCACCACCGAGTGGTCCGAGCCGGTGCAGGTGCGGGCCACATTCCTGGGCGAGGGTGAGTGGCGCGCCGCCTACATCGGCCTGGCCGACCCCGACGGCGAGGCGTGCCCAGGGCGGGCGCGCACCGAGTTCGCAGTACGTGGGCAGGTGCAGAAAGCGACGCTGTATGCCACGGCCGGGGGCGCCTACCAAGTCAGCATCAACGGCGCCGATGTCGATGACAGCGTGCTCAAGCCGGGGTGGACCGACTATCACGAGCGGCTGGTGCATGAGTCCACCGACGTCACCGACCTCGTGCAGGACGGCACGAACGCGATCGGGATCCGCTTCGCCGGCGCCTGGTGGACCGAGAAGTTCGGTTTCCATGGCACCGGCCGGCGCATCTACGGCGACCAGCCGGCCGTTGCGGCACAGCTCCACCTCGAACTCTCAGACGGTTCGACCCAGGTCATCGCCACGGACGCGACGTGGCGAGCGGCCGCCGTCGGGGAGATCACGGCGAGCTCGATCTATCAGGGCGAGGACATCGACGCCCGGCGCGCCCTGCCGGGCTGGGACCAGGCCGGCTTCGACGACGCGAACTGGCCGGCCGCCGTCGTGAGTGATCTCGCGGTGGTGCCCGAGGCCGACCCGGCCGAACCGGTGCGACGGGTCGGCGAGGTCGCCGTGGCCGAGGTGATCACCACTCCCGCGGGCAAGACCGTGCTCGACTTCGGGCAGAACCTCGTGGGCCGCCTGCGGGTGCGGGTCCGGGGGCCGGAAGGCCACGTCATCACCCTGCGCCACGCCGAGGTCCTCGAGCACGGTGAGCTCGGCGTGCGCCCCCTGCGGTACGCCAAGGCCACGGACACCGTGGTCTGTTCGGGGAGTCAGGACGTGGTCGAGCCGGAGTTCACCTTCCACGGCTTCCGCTACGCCGAGGTGGAGAACTGGCCCGGGGAATTCGACCCCTCGGCGGTGACTGCCGTGGTGATCAGCAGCGACATGCGCCGCACCGGGTGGTTCGAGTCCTCCCACGAGCTGGTCAACCGGCTGCACGAGAACGTGGTCTGGGGGATGAAGGGCAACTTCGTCTCCATCCCCACCGACTGCCCCCAGCGCGATGAACGCCTCGGCTGGACCGGCGACATCCAGGTCTTCTCCCCGACGGCGTCTTCGCTGTTCGACAGTGACGGGTTCCTGACCTCCTGGCTGCGCGACGTCGCCCTCGAGCAGGCACGCGCGGGTGGGGTCTGCCCGTTCGTGGTGCCGAACGTGCTCGGAGACCCGAAGCCGGCGACGGCGTGGGGCGATGCCGCCACGGTGGTGCCGATGGTGCTCTACGAGCGCTTCGGCGACCGCGCCGCCCTCGCCGAGCACTACCCCTCGATGAAGTCCTGGATGGAGGTGCTCGTGGACCTGGCCGGCGAACGGCTGCTCTGGGAGGGGGACTTCCAGTTCGGCGATTGGCTCGACCCGGCCGCACCCCCGGACCAGCCCGGCGGCGCCCGCACGGACAAGGACATCGTGGCGAGTGCGCACGTGGTCCGATCGGCGACGCTGCTCGCCGAGGCGGCAACCATCCTCGGCCACCCCGACGATGCGGATCACTATGGTGACTACGCCGAGCGTGCGCGGCAGGCGTGGGTGAACGAGTACGTGACCGGGGCTGGCCGCATCGTCTCGGACTCCCAGACGGCCTATGCGATGGCGATCGGCTACGGCCTCGTCGACGGCCGCACCACCCAGGCGATGGGTGACCGGCTCGCCGAGATCGTGCGCCGCGACGGCTTCGTGATCGGCACCGGCTTCGTGGGCACACCGATCATCGCCGACGCCCTCAGTTCCACCGGACACGCCGATGTCGCAGGCCGGCTGCTGCTGCAGACGGGGCTGCCGAGCTGGCTGTACGCCGTGACGATGGGCGCCACCACGATCTGGGAACGCTGGGATTCCATGCTCCCGGATGGCACCATCAACCCGGGCGAGATGACCTCCTTCAACCACTACGCCTTCGGAGCGGTGGCCGACTGGCTGCACCGCGGGGTGGCGGGGCTGGTCCCGGATGCTCCGGGCTATGCGCGGATCCGAATCGCGCCGCTGCCGATCGAGGGGATGGAGCACGCCTCGGTGCGGCGCGAGACCCCCTACGGGCTCGCGGAGTCCGGCTGGGCCGAGACCGGCGAGGGCACCCTGCGGGTGCACGCCACGATCCCGGCCAACACGACGGCGCAGGTCGCCCTACCCGGGCAGGACCCGTTCGAGGTCGGCTCCGGCACGCACGAGTGGACGGTCACCGACCCCCGGGTGACCCCCCGCGTGGACGAGATCGGCTGGGACACCTCGCTCGGGGCGATCGTCGACGACCGGCGCGCCCACGAGCTCCTGCTGGCTGAGGTGGCTGCGGTGGACGCCGAAGTCGGTGACCGGCTGCGCCACGGCACCGCATGGACGGACGGTCAGCCGTTGCAGACCATGCTGTTCGGTGTGCCGGGTGCGGTACGCGAGCAACTCCCGGCAGCATTCGAGCGGGTGAACGCGGCGCTCGGGCGATAG
- the iolD gene encoding 3D-(3,5/4)-trihydroxycyclohexane-1,2-dione acylhydrolase (decyclizing) — translation MTEASQDPQATVRLTVAQALVRFLSVQYTERDGVRQRAIPGAFGIFGHGNVAGVGQALLQNALDPAEGEEALPYYLVRNEQAMVHSAVGFSRARRRLQTFACTASIGPGSTNMVTGAALATINRVPVLLLPSDTFATRRPDPVLQQLENPGSPDISVNDAFRPVSRFWDRITRPEQLIASLPQAMRVLTDPAETGAVTLCLPQDVQAEAHDFPLALFRERTWHVGRPVPEPAALERAVTAIRSARRPLVVAGGGVKYSEASQALIAFADATGTPVADTQAGKGAIPGEHACAVGGVGSTGSAAANALAAEADVVIGVGTRYTDFTTASHTAFANPDARFVNLNVASFDAAKHSAEMLVADAREGLEALTEALAGHRVSEEYATEASRLAQEWARTTVELTTTRNAPLPAQVEVFGALNDLMGAEDVVVNAAGSMPGDLQALWRAAGPDQYHLEYGYSCMGYEIPAAIGVRLARPERDRQVVAIVGDGTYQMMPTELATIVSEGLKVIVVVLQNHGFASIGALSESVGSQRFGTAYRMRDDSGQLAGEHVGVDLAANAASFGVRTVSASSIEEFRAAYADAAAAPDATVIVIETDPVGPNPPATNGWDVPVAEVSRLESTQRAYEQYATLRAKQRHYL, via the coding sequence ATGACCGAGGCTTCGCAGGACCCGCAGGCGACCGTGCGCCTCACGGTCGCCCAGGCCCTGGTGCGCTTCCTGTCGGTGCAGTACACCGAGCGCGACGGCGTCCGGCAGCGGGCCATCCCCGGCGCCTTCGGGATCTTCGGCCACGGCAACGTGGCGGGCGTGGGGCAGGCACTGCTGCAGAACGCGCTGGATCCTGCCGAGGGCGAGGAGGCCCTGCCGTACTACCTCGTCCGCAACGAGCAGGCGATGGTGCACTCCGCCGTCGGGTTCTCCCGGGCACGGCGTCGGCTGCAGACCTTCGCATGTACAGCCTCGATCGGCCCCGGCTCGACGAACATGGTCACCGGTGCGGCCCTGGCGACGATCAACCGGGTGCCGGTGCTGCTGCTGCCCTCGGACACCTTCGCCACCCGCCGGCCCGACCCGGTGCTGCAGCAGCTCGAGAACCCAGGATCGCCGGACATCTCGGTCAATGACGCGTTCCGCCCGGTCTCGCGGTTCTGGGACCGCATCACCCGGCCCGAGCAGCTGATCGCCTCGCTGCCACAGGCGATGCGGGTGCTCACCGACCCGGCCGAGACCGGCGCGGTGACGCTGTGCCTGCCGCAGGACGTGCAGGCGGAGGCGCATGACTTCCCGCTGGCGCTGTTCCGCGAGCGCACCTGGCACGTGGGCCGGCCGGTGCCCGAGCCCGCGGCGCTGGAGCGGGCCGTGACCGCGATCCGCTCCGCCCGGCGCCCACTCGTGGTGGCCGGCGGCGGGGTCAAGTACTCCGAGGCGAGCCAGGCGCTGATCGCCTTCGCCGACGCGACCGGGACTCCGGTGGCGGACACCCAGGCCGGCAAGGGCGCCATCCCGGGCGAGCACGCGTGCGCCGTCGGGGGGGTCGGCTCCACGGGGTCGGCCGCGGCGAATGCACTGGCGGCCGAGGCGGACGTCGTGATCGGCGTGGGCACGCGCTACACCGACTTCACGACGGCGTCCCACACCGCCTTCGCGAACCCGGACGCGCGCTTCGTGAACCTCAACGTGGCCAGTTTCGACGCCGCGAAGCACAGCGCGGAGATGCTGGTGGCCGACGCCCGCGAGGGGCTGGAGGCCCTGACCGAGGCCCTCGCCGGGCACCGGGTGAGTGAGGAGTACGCCACCGAGGCGAGCAGGCTCGCCCAGGAGTGGGCCCGCACGACGGTTGAGCTCACCACCACCCGCAACGCCCCCCTTCCCGCTCAGGTCGAGGTGTTCGGAGCGCTCAACGACCTGATGGGCGCCGAGGACGTGGTGGTCAACGCGGCCGGTTCGATGCCCGGGGACCTGCAGGCGCTGTGGCGCGCGGCCGGCCCGGACCAGTACCACCTGGAGTACGGCTACTCCTGCATGGGGTACGAGATCCCGGCGGCGATCGGGGTGCGGCTGGCCCGGCCCGAGCGCGACCGTCAGGTGGTGGCGATCGTCGGCGACGGCACGTACCAGATGATGCCGACCGAGCTGGCGACGATCGTGTCCGAGGGCCTGAAGGTGATCGTGGTGGTGCTGCAGAACCACGGGTTCGCCTCGATCGGGGCGCTCTCGGAGTCGGTGGGCTCGCAGCGGTTCGGCACCGCCTACCGGATGCGGGATGACTCAGGCCAGCTAGCCGGCGAGCATGTGGGCGTGGATCTGGCCGCGAATGCCGCGAGCTTCGGGGTGCGGACGGTGTCGGCCTCCTCGATCGAGGAGTTCCGGGCGGCGTACGCCGATGCCGCCGCGGCACCCGATGCCACGGTGATCGTGATCGAGACCGACCCGGTCGGCCCGAACCCGCCCGCGACGAACGGCTGGGACGTTCCGGTGGCCGAGGTGTCCAGACTGGAGAGCACCCAGCGTGCGTACGAGCAGTACGCGACGCTGCGGGCGAAGCAGCGCCACTACCTGTAG